The Leucothrix mucor DSM 2157 DNA window TCTATTGACCTAACAGATACGCGCCTTCCTTTAGATGCAGTCGCTGGCGGCTCACCTTTTAATGTGGCCATTGGCCTTGCCAGACTCGGCGAATCATCCGGCTTATTGACCGGTGTTTCACAAGATTTCCTTGGCCAACGTCTGATGGCTATCCTTGAAAATGAAAAGGTAAACACCGACTTCACTATTCGCAAGGCTGCCCCATCCACGCTTAGCTTTATCCAAAAAGATGAGCACGGTGTGCCGGACTACGCGTTTTACGGTAATGGCGCGGCTGACCGCTCTGTACTGATGGGCGATTTACCGACAGGCCATAGCCTGACTGGCTTACACTTGGGTTCTTACTCCATTGTTACGCCACCAACAGCCGACACCCTATTAAGCTTAATGCAGCAGCAGCCGGATTCTTGTCTGGTTTCCCTAGACCCTAATGTGCGCTTAGGTGTTGAGCCAAATGTTGAGATATGGCGTGAGCGTGTTGCCCTTATTGCACAGCGCGCTAACTTGCTGAAAATCAGTGATGAGGACTACGATCACCTTTACCCTGATACGCCGGTTGAAGCGAAAGTTGCAGAATGGCTAGCCCTTGGGGTTGGCTTGGTGGCATTCACCCAAGGTGGCAAAGGCGCTCAGCTGTGGAGTAAAACCGGTAACGCGACTGTAGTTGCGCCTAAAATCGTGGTGGCTGATACCGTTGGCGCGGGCGATACCTTCCAAACCTCATTGATTTATCAACTGCTTGAGCTTCGCCAGCAGAACAATGACTGGGAAAGCCAGCTGGATGACAGCAAGCTAAAAACCATTGGTGAGTTTGCCGCCGTTGCTGCCGCGATCACCTGTTCTCGCCAAGGCGCTGATTTGCCAACCCTTGCTGATGTTCAAACAGCACTGGCTGGGTAATACACTGATGAGCGATGACAAAGACGACGATCAGGATAAGCCAGAAGAGAAAGCCCAAGGCTCAAATAATCTAAGCCTTGGGACTAATCAAAGCGGTGGGCGCATTTATAATGAGCGCCTTGTATTGTCTATCGTTCGCCACCAGACTGGTTTAGCAAAAGCCGAGATAGCGCGTCAGACAGCCTTGTCTGCACAAACTATCTCGGTGATTATGAAGCAACTGGAGGCGGATGAGCTCATCGTCAAAGGCGAACCGGTGCGCGGCAAGGTCGGTCAACCCAGCGTCCCATTTTCATTAAATCCGGATGGTGCCTTCTCGGTTGGCCTGAAAATCGGCCGCCATCGTAGCGAACTCATGCTGATGGACTTTGTCGGCAATATTCTTGAGCGTTGCTCGATCAGCTATCGCTATCCGGTGACTCAGGATTTATTGAATTTTATTACCGACAATATCGGCCCAATGATCGCCACCCTATCCCCAGAAAAGCAGCAGCGAATTGCCGGCATTGGCATAGCCACGCCTTTTGAGCTGTGGAGTTGGGGTCAGGAAGTGGGTGCGCCGGAGTCCGTACTGAATGACTGGAAACAGTTCGATATTAAACAAGAAGTCAGTGATGCCAGCGGACTAGTGGCCTATCTGCAAAATGATACGACTGCTGCCTGCGCAGCTGAGCTGACATTTGGCAATTTAGCCAAGCACGATAATTTCTTGTATATCTACATCGGCTATTTTATTGGCGGTGGTGTGGTATTAAACGGTGCGGTATTTGAAGGCCCCAGCGGCAATGCCGGTGCGCTAAACTCCATGCCTATCCGAGTACGTGATCCTAAAGATGGCGATAGTTCCTACCAACTGGTCCGCGATACATCAAAGGTTAATCTCCAGCGCTTGCTTGAAAAGGCAGGTATGGATACGTCGGTGATTTGGGATACCGGGCAGGATTGGTCTGGCTTGGGCGAACCATTACAACAATGGATTGAGCAACTGAGTCAGGACTTGGCTTATGCCATTGTGTCAGCGGTATCGGTGCTCGACTTCCCCGCGATTGTGATTGATGGCGATATTCCGGATGACATCCGGCAAACCATTACTGTCAAAGTACAGCAAGAGTTGGAAAAGATGGATAAACAAGGCTTGTCGCCGGTCACGGTGGTGAGTGGCACATTAGGGTCGAATGCCCGAATTTTGGGTGGGGCTTCATTGCCAATACTGGCCAACTTTACCCGCAATCGTGATGTCGCATTTGTCGGGCAGTAATTACACTGCCCGACCTGCTTTAAGCTTACTGGCGAACGCCTCGCTGCTGGCGCTCTGAGAAACGAATGGTTTTAATCGCAATTTTACGTGGTTGAATCATCACTTTTTCATTGGTAATCAAACCACCATAGATAACCCGCACCATAAACTCACGCGCTGGCAAAGCAAAGTTAGCCGTCGATACACCATCTGCCCGACGAATCACTCGTCCATTTCCGTTGACCACCGCGATATCCGCAATCAAGCCAGAGCCATCACGTGCTGAAATGATATTCACCTGAAGGCCACCACGGCGATTAGGATTACCCGGACTCGCTTGCTGCTGCACTTGTGGTGCCTGAGGCACTGCCACTGGCGGTTGAACCACAATCGGTGCCGGTGGAATCACAGGGATCGGTGTAGAAGAAACTGGAGCAGGCTGTGGTGCTGCGGCAATCGGCTCTAACTTAAACACTTCACGACGCGTCTGGCCGTCCCTGACTCGCATATCGACTGTTTTATCGACAAAGCCATTGGCTCGCACAGTGACACGGTATCGGCCCACTGGCAGTTTATAGCCAATCGAATCAACATACGTTTTGTTAGTGACTAACTTACCATCTGGCGTTTGAATGTAAAAATTAGACTTAACCGCACTTTGGTTAGAGGCACGTTGTGCAAACAACTCTAAACGACCGGTTTTGCCCGTAGCAGAAGGCTCTGGCGTGCTGGGTGCTGTTGCTCTCGGTGTTGCTGCGGGTGTCGGAGGTGCAACTGGTACTCTGGTTGGTGTCGCAACTCTTGCAGGAGCCTCTGGAGTAGTGGCTCTTGGGGCTGGAGCACTCGCTCTTGGCGTCGGCGTAGCCACTGGCGCGGCTGCGGTTTCAGGCTCGGGAACTAAAAAGATCTGATGTAATCCCTTGCCTGCCAGTACATCGACATCTTCGACTAAGCGAACATCCTGAGTTCTGGCAGTCACGCGATAACGACCCGCTGGCAATGAAAATTGCTCAGTTTCTACGTTTTTACGGTTATCAACATTTTCACCGTTTAGGCGTTGGATATAGAAGCTGGCTTTAACCGGGCGTTTGCCTTCTTTGGTTAAGGCAGACACGCGCAGACCACCGACTCCATCAGCTGGAACTTC harbors:
- a CDS encoding ROK family transcriptional regulator, giving the protein MSDDKDDDQDKPEEKAQGSNNLSLGTNQSGGRIYNERLVLSIVRHQTGLAKAEIARQTALSAQTISVIMKQLEADELIVKGEPVRGKVGQPSVPFSLNPDGAFSVGLKIGRHRSELMLMDFVGNILERCSISYRYPVTQDLLNFITDNIGPMIATLSPEKQQRIAGIGIATPFELWSWGQEVGAPESVLNDWKQFDIKQEVSDASGLVAYLQNDTTAACAAELTFGNLAKHDNFLYIYIGYFIGGGVVLNGAVFEGPSGNAGALNSMPIRVRDPKDGDSSYQLVRDTSKVNLQRLLEKAGMDTSVIWDTGQDWSGLGEPLQQWIEQLSQDLAYAIVSAVSVLDFPAIVIDGDIPDDIRQTITVKVQQELEKMDKQGLSPVTVVSGTLGSNARILGGASLPILANFTRNRDVAFVGQ
- a CDS encoding carbohydrate kinase family protein; this encodes MFLVCGEALFDVFVDGSIDLTDTRLPLDAVAGGSPFNVAIGLARLGESSGLLTGVSQDFLGQRLMAILENEKVNTDFTIRKAAPSTLSFIQKDEHGVPDYAFYGNGAADRSVLMGDLPTGHSLTGLHLGSYSIVTPPTADTLLSLMQQQPDSCLVSLDPNVRLGVEPNVEIWRERVALIAQRANLLKISDEDYDHLYPDTPVEAKVAEWLALGVGLVAFTQGGKGAQLWSKTGNATVVAPKIVVADTVGAGDTFQTSLIYQLLELRQQNNDWESQLDDSKLKTIGEFAAVAAAITCSRQGADLPTLADVQTALAG